Proteins encoded in a region of the Methanofollis tationis genome:
- a CDS encoding chorismate synthase, translating into MNTFGRIFRVTTFGESHGPAIGAVVDGCPSSVPLSVADIQPLLDRRKPGGPLSSPRAEADEVEILSGVFEGLTTGTPIALLIRNRDVRSRDYDSLRDVFRPGHADYSYLMKYGNRDHRGGGRSSGRETAARVAAGAVALAVLRGEGISIAGSVCEVHGISDPERFEDEVRTAQARGDSVGGIAEVRATGVPAGLGSPVFGKLDAAIAGAMMGIGAVKGVEIGEGFGAASLSGSENNDEMDAAGFLSNHAGGILGGISTGQEIVVRLAVKPTPSIALPQRTVDIRGEEREIAIGGRHDPCIAFRLVPVAEAMLALVLVDALLEGRAYGWSVAGQMGK; encoded by the coding sequence ATGAACACCTTCGGGCGGATCTTCCGTGTCACCACCTTCGGGGAGAGCCATGGCCCGGCGATCGGCGCCGTCGTCGACGGCTGCCCTTCCAGCGTCCCGCTCTCTGTGGCCGATATTCAGCCCCTGCTCGATCGCAGAAAACCGGGCGGCCCCCTCTCCTCGCCGCGCGCCGAGGCCGACGAGGTGGAGATCCTCTCAGGCGTTTTTGAAGGATTGACGACCGGCACCCCGATTGCCCTCCTGATCCGGAACCGGGACGTGCGGAGCCGGGATTATGACTCCCTCAGGGACGTCTTCAGGCCCGGTCATGCAGACTATTCCTACCTGATGAAATACGGTAACCGCGACCACCGCGGCGGCGGACGGAGTTCGGGCCGGGAGACGGCTGCACGGGTGGCGGCCGGTGCGGTGGCGCTGGCCGTCCTCAGGGGTGAAGGGATCTCGATCGCCGGTTCGGTCTGTGAGGTACACGGGATCTCTGACCCTGAACGCTTTGAAGATGAGGTGCGGACTGCGCAGGCACGCGGCGACTCGGTCGGCGGGATTGCCGAGGTGCGGGCCACCGGTGTCCCGGCCGGTCTCGGCAGCCCGGTCTTTGGAAAACTCGATGCCGCCATCGCCGGCGCCATGATGGGGATCGGGGCGGTGAAGGGCGTCGAGATCGGGGAGGGCTTCGGTGCCGCCAGCCTCTCCGGCTCGGAGAACAACGATGAAATGGACGCTGCGGGTTTCCTCTCCAACCACGCCGGCGGCATCCTCGGCGGGATCTCGACCGGCCAGGAGATCGTCGTCCGCCTGGCGGTGAAGCCGACGCCGTCGATCGCCCTCCCGCAGAGGACCGTGGACATCCGCGGGGAGGAGCGGGAGATCGCGATCGGTGGGCGGCACGACCCCTGCATCGCCTTCAGGCTCGTCCCGGTAGCGGAGGCGATGCTCGCCCTCGTGCTCGTCGACGCCCTGCTGGAGGGGCGGGCGTATGGCTGGAGCGTTGCCGGGCAGATGGGGAAATAA
- a CDS encoding shikimate kinase has protein sequence MKVVLTGYRGTGKTTVGRLLSRRLGLPFIDTDAEIERLAGASIPAIFASAGESGFRALERRVIAGLSDVEGVISTGGGAVLDPANVAALRKGGTIVLLEASAETICGRIGGSDRPPLTSLSPEEEVGALLAVRRPFYRRGADFCVDTGTSQPGEVALAVLALLKGRRRDRAGFAGFEMPEGEAGRLAALRDTTHLYAIAGHPCLHSQSPPLWNALFERYAIDAHYTWLGHPDFGAILAGVEALGVQGLSVTIPHKEAALVAADLADSHAEAIGAANTLLLRCGEVSASNTDWTGVRRPLEGVPPGPAVVLGAGGAAAAAVYALLDLGCEVTVLARNVDAAKALASRFGCGAGSLRDFGRIRPAFVVHATPVGMAGDPRSLLSPGDLDPSMTVFDLVYTPAETPLLRAARARGCLTIPGTEMFVYQACEQFLHMTGIAVEPETVRGVLEE, from the coding sequence ATGAAGGTGGTGCTGACCGGCTACCGGGGCACGGGCAAGACGACCGTCGGCAGACTGCTCTCCCGCCGTCTCGGTCTCCCCTTCATCGATACCGACGCAGAGATCGAACGGCTGGCCGGGGCGTCGATACCGGCGATCTTCGCCTCGGCCGGGGAGAGCGGGTTCCGGGCGCTGGAACGCCGGGTGATCGCAGGGCTTTCCGATGTCGAGGGCGTGATCAGCACCGGCGGCGGGGCGGTGCTCGACCCGGCGAATGTCGCCGCCCTCAGGAAGGGCGGGACCATCGTCCTCCTCGAAGCCTCCGCAGAAACGATCTGCGGACGGATCGGCGGTTCCGATCGCCCGCCCCTCACCTCCCTCTCGCCTGAGGAGGAGGTCGGGGCGCTCCTTGCAGTGCGCCGCCCCTTCTACCGTCGAGGGGCCGATTTTTGCGTCGATACCGGTACATCTCAGCCTGGCGAGGTCGCCCTCGCCGTGCTCGCCCTCCTCAAGGGGCGGCGGCGCGACCGGGCAGGCTTTGCCGGGTTCGAGATGCCCGAAGGCGAGGCCGGGCGGCTTGCGGCCCTCCGGGACACGACCCACCTCTATGCGATCGCCGGTCACCCCTGTCTCCACAGCCAAAGCCCGCCGCTCTGGAACGCCCTCTTCGAGCGCTACGCCATCGATGCGCACTACACCTGGCTCGGGCACCCGGACTTCGGGGCGATCCTTGCCGGGGTGGAAGCCCTCGGCGTGCAGGGACTCTCGGTGACGATCCCGCACAAGGAGGCGGCCCTTGTCGCGGCCGATCTGGCCGATTCCCATGCGGAGGCGATCGGTGCCGCGAACACCCTCCTCCTCCGGTGCGGTGAGGTCTCGGCCTCGAACACCGACTGGACCGGGGTGCGCCGCCCGCTGGAGGGCGTGCCGCCCGGCCCGGCGGTCGTGCTCGGCGCCGGGGGTGCAGCGGCTGCCGCCGTCTACGCCCTCCTGGACCTCGGGTGCGAGGTGACGGTGCTCGCCCGGAATGTGGATGCGGCAAAGGCGCTCGCCTCCCGTTTCGGCTGCGGTGCCGGCTCTCTCCGGGACTTTGGAAGGATCAGGCCGGCGTTCGTCGTCCATGCCACGCCGGTCGGGATGGCGGGCGATCCCCGCTCGCTTCTCTCCCCCGGCGACCTCGACCCCTCGATGACCGTCTTCGACCTCGTCTACACCCCGGCAGAGACCCCGCTCCTGCGGGCGGCCCGGGCCCGCGGCTGCCTGACGATCCCGGGCACCGAGATGTTTGTCTATCAGGCCTGCGAACAATTCCTCCATATGACCGGCATTGCGGTGGAGCCGGAAACCGTCAGGGGGGTGCTTGAAGAATGA
- the aroA gene encoding 3-phosphoshikimate 1-carboxyvinyltransferase, producing MEVNLSRRSGVEIRVAAPPSKSLTHRALVAAALADGVSEILRPLASEDTTLTSQGLRALGVTVEAKGDGLLVRGCGGRFPTRSPVTLDLKNSGTSLRLLAGVATLSAFPVTLTGSARMLERPVGPLGDAIAALGGEVGYTVRSGYPPITVRGPARGGAAVIRGDISSQFVSSLLMAAPCWEEGLDLTLIPPLVSAPYLDLTAAVMRSFGVSIRRDGEHFSVPPGVYGQRTYAVEGDWSSASYFFAIGAVCGGRVVVENLDPASLQGDRRFVEALEMMGASAGYGEDGIVLESNGDLDGIEVDMAAAPDTVQTLAAVAAFARGPTRITGIAHLRYKESDRIAAIERVLGSVGARVAVEEDAVTITPGPLHGATVDPENDHRTAMSAAVIGLGAGGVRVTGAGCVDKSFPQFWNVLQEAGLL from the coding sequence TTGGAGGTGAACCTCTCCAGGCGGTCGGGCGTGGAGATCCGCGTTGCGGCCCCGCCCTCGAAGAGCCTCACCCACCGCGCCCTCGTCGCCGCCGCCCTTGCCGATGGTGTCTCCGAAATCCTGCGCCCCCTCGCCTCCGAGGACACCACCCTCACCAGCCAGGGCCTCCGGGCCCTCGGTGTGACGGTGGAGGCGAAGGGCGACGGTCTCTTGGTCAGGGGGTGCGGCGGGCGGTTCCCGACCCGCAGCCCGGTCACGCTCGACCTGAAAAACTCGGGCACAAGCCTGCGCCTCCTTGCCGGCGTTGCGACCCTCTCCGCCTTCCCGGTCACCCTGACCGGGAGTGCCAGGATGCTGGAACGCCCGGTCGGACCCCTGGGAGATGCGATCGCCGCCCTCGGGGGCGAGGTCGGCTACACGGTGCGTTCAGGCTACCCCCCGATCACCGTCCGCGGCCCGGCGAGGGGCGGCGCCGCCGTGATCAGGGGCGATATATCAAGCCAGTTTGTCTCCTCCCTCCTGATGGCAGCCCCCTGCTGGGAGGAAGGGCTTGACCTCACCCTCATCCCCCCGCTGGTCTCGGCGCCGTACCTCGACCTGACGGCGGCGGTGATGAGGTCGTTCGGCGTCTCGATCCGGCGCGATGGCGAGCATTTTTCCGTGCCACCCGGCGTCTACGGCCAGCGCACCTATGCGGTCGAGGGCGACTGGTCCTCGGCCTCGTATTTCTTTGCGATCGGGGCAGTCTGCGGCGGCCGGGTCGTCGTGGAGAACCTCGACCCCGCCTCCCTCCAGGGCGACCGACGTTTTGTCGAGGCGCTGGAGATGATGGGGGCGTCGGCGGGGTACGGCGAGGACGGGATCGTCCTGGAGTCCAATGGTGACCTCGATGGGATCGAGGTGGATATGGCCGCGGCCCCTGACACCGTCCAGACTCTTGCGGCCGTTGCGGCCTTCGCCCGCGGGCCGACGCGGATCACCGGCATCGCCCATCTGCGGTATAAGGAGAGCGACCGGATCGCGGCGATCGAGCGGGTGCTCGGCAGCGTCGGCGCCCGCGTGGCGGTGGAGGAGGACGCCGTCACCATCACTCCCGGCCCCCTGCACGGTGCGACGGTGGACCCGGAGAACGACCACCGCACGGCGATGAGCGCCGCCGTGATCGGCCTTGGCGCCGGCGGGGTGCGCGTGACAGGCGCCGGGTGCGTGGACAAGTCGTTCCCCCAATTCTGGAATGTTCTCCAGGAGGCCGGGCTCCTATGA
- a CDS encoding prephenate dehydratase: protein MPGRPLKLAALGPEGTFSHTLAVRLADEVLLLPTIGAVFAHVAAGLGDGLVPIENSEAGGVGPTLDGLLAHPVFVTGEVYLPVRHHLASFVKKEEINLLYAHPQTHEQCSRLTDALGVAVVHTPSNAASARAVLPGSRAAAITTREAAFRAGVPVIEQNVQDAAENTTRFVVISKRPYGGEDAVKCSVLLDPRTDRTGLLADLLAVFARLEINLTRIESRPAKRGIGRYVFFLDGEAVPQWGEALKGLAALAEVKPFGCYPRLEVGAWR, encoded by the coding sequence ATGCCTGGCAGACCGTTGAAACTCGCCGCCCTCGGCCCTGAGGGGACGTTCTCCCACACGCTGGCTGTCCGCCTTGCAGACGAGGTCCTCCTCCTCCCGACGATCGGGGCGGTCTTCGCCCATGTCGCCGCAGGTCTGGGCGACGGCCTCGTCCCGATCGAGAACAGCGAGGCCGGAGGTGTCGGCCCTACCCTCGACGGACTTCTGGCGCACCCCGTGTTCGTCACCGGCGAGGTCTATCTCCCGGTCCGTCATCATCTTGCCTCTTTTGTGAAAAAAGAGGAGATCAACCTGCTCTATGCCCATCCCCAGACCCATGAGCAATGCTCCCGCCTGACCGACGCCCTCGGGGTGGCGGTGGTCCACACACCCTCGAATGCGGCGAGCGCCCGGGCGGTGCTGCCCGGTAGTCGTGCAGCGGCGATCACGACGAGAGAGGCGGCGTTCCGCGCCGGCGTCCCGGTCATCGAGCAGAACGTCCAGGACGCCGCGGAGAATACCACCAGGTTCGTGGTCATCTCAAAGCGGCCGTATGGGGGGGAGGATGCGGTCAAGTGTTCGGTCCTCCTCGACCCGAGGACCGACCGCACCGGCCTGCTCGCCGATCTCCTTGCGGTGTTCGCGCGGCTGGAGATCAACCTCACCAGGATCGAGTCCCGCCCGGCGAAACGCGGGATCGGGCGCTACGTCTTCTTCCTCGACGGCGAGGCGGTGCCGCAGTGGGGGGAGGCGCTGAAGGGCCTCGCCGCCCTCGCCGAGGTGAAGCCCTTCGGCTGCTACCCGCGTCTGGAGGTGGGCGCTTGGAGGTGA
- a CDS encoding prephenate dehydrogenase/arogenate dehydrogenase family protein — translation MHIGIIGGTGGMGSLFARVFAAAGHRVSVSGRHTPLSNTDLARGCDVVIVSVPIGSTVEVIREIALLLREGQVLCDFTSLKAAPVAAMLETNAAVLGLHPMFGPSVPSLHGQTIIACPARISPERAEEVLGIFRAAGAAVRVMDPAEHDRLMAVVQGLAHFATLTVAGTMRRLGVDLDALLAATSPVYRIETALVGRILGQDPALYGPILQENPAVPAVLAAFEEAAGELRQAVEGSDEEAFRRIFDADAAFFRAYIPQATEDSEALVRCLADR, via the coding sequence ATGCATATCGGTATTATCGGCGGCACCGGCGGGATGGGCTCCCTCTTCGCCCGGGTCTTTGCGGCGGCCGGGCACCGGGTTTCGGTCTCAGGGCGGCACACCCCTCTCTCGAACACCGACCTTGCCCGAGGATGCGACGTGGTCATCGTCTCCGTGCCCATCGGGAGCACGGTCGAGGTGATCCGCGAGATCGCTCTCCTCCTCCGCGAGGGGCAGGTGCTCTGCGACTTCACCTCCCTGAAGGCCGCACCGGTTGCGGCGATGCTGGAGACGAACGCCGCCGTCCTCGGGCTGCACCCGATGTTCGGCCCATCGGTCCCCTCCCTGCACGGGCAGACGATCATCGCCTGTCCGGCACGGATCTCGCCTGAACGGGCCGAGGAGGTGCTCGGTATCTTCCGGGCGGCTGGAGCGGCGGTGAGGGTGATGGACCCGGCCGAGCACGACCGCCTGATGGCTGTGGTGCAGGGGCTCGCCCATTTTGCGACCCTGACCGTCGCCGGGACGATGCGCCGTCTCGGCGTCGACCTTGACGCCCTGCTCGCCGCAACAAGCCCGGTCTACCGGATCGAGACCGCCCTTGTCGGTCGGATCCTGGGACAGGACCCCGCCCTCTATGGCCCGATCCTGCAGGAGAACCCGGCGGTGCCGGCGGTGCTCGCTGCCTTTGAAGAGGCCGCCGGGGAACTCAGGCAGGCGGTGGAAGGGAGCGACGAAGAGGCGTTCAGGCGTATCTTCGATGCGGACGCTGCATTCTTCAGGGCGTACATCCCGCAGGCGACAGAAGACTCGGAGGCGCTGGTGCGATGCCTGGCAGACCGTTGA
- a CDS encoding 3-dehydroquinate synthase II, whose amino-acid sequence MKQFWVDVRPWNKEIATAAIEAGAQALVVGAAADARALGRITTIAPDGDLVPGTDVVFAEVTPDSPLPEAGRATLVVSTSDWTIIPLENLVAASDRVVAVVRNAEEAKLALGILEKGVAGVLLQTGDPLEVGRVAAAVQAESPRLAIVPFTVTAVRQIGMGDRACIDTCSLLAEGEGMLLGNTSSGFLLVLAETAENPYVAPRPFRVNAGAVHAYLLRPDGRTSYLSEVRAGDAVLVADATGATAEAAVGRVKIERRPLLLVEAGAGNAKAGLVLQNAETVRLMGQSGPISVAALKEGDVVMGCAMAKGRHFGMAVEETITET is encoded by the coding sequence ATGAAACAGTTCTGGGTGGACGTGCGCCCCTGGAACAAGGAGATCGCCACGGCGGCGATCGAGGCCGGTGCCCAGGCGCTGGTCGTCGGTGCGGCCGCCGATGCGAGAGCCCTCGGCCGGATCACGACGATCGCACCCGACGGCGACCTGGTGCCGGGAACGGACGTCGTCTTTGCCGAGGTGACGCCCGATTCGCCGCTCCCTGAGGCAGGGCGTGCAACGCTCGTCGTCTCCACGTCTGACTGGACGATCATCCCGCTCGAAAACCTGGTGGCGGCCTCTGACCGCGTCGTCGCTGTCGTCAGGAATGCAGAGGAGGCGAAACTCGCCCTCGGCATCCTTGAGAAGGGCGTCGCCGGCGTGCTGCTCCAGACCGGCGATCCTCTCGAGGTCGGCCGCGTCGCCGCCGCCGTGCAGGCGGAGAGCCCGCGCCTTGCGATCGTCCCCTTCACCGTCACTGCTGTCCGCCAGATCGGGATGGGCGACCGCGCCTGCATCGACACCTGCTCCCTCCTCGCCGAAGGGGAGGGGATGCTCCTCGGCAACACTTCGTCGGGGTTCCTGCTCGTGCTTGCCGAGACGGCGGAGAACCCGTACGTCGCCCCGCGGCCCTTCAGGGTGAACGCCGGGGCGGTCCACGCCTACCTGCTCCGCCCTGACGGACGGACCTCGTACCTCTCCGAGGTGCGGGCGGGCGACGCCGTTCTGGTTGCAGATGCGACCGGCGCCACCGCCGAGGCGGCGGTCGGGCGGGTGAAGATCGAGCGCCGCCCCCTCCTCCTGGTCGAGGCCGGGGCCGGGAACGCGAAAGCCGGGCTCGTCCTCCAGAACGCCGAGACCGTGCGGCTGATGGGCCAGTCCGGCCCCATATCGGTCGCCGCCCTGAAGGAAGGCGACGTTGTCATGGGGTGCGCCATGGCGAAGGGCCGCCATTTCGGCATGGCGGTCGAGGAGACGATCACGGAGACTTAA
- a CDS encoding 2-amino-3,7-dideoxy-D-threo-hept-6-ulosonate synthase, with protein sequence MIGKAIRLERIMDRNTGRTVIVPMDHGFTLGQIEGLRRMPEAVAAVSEGGANAIVMHKGMVKAGHRGHGRDIGLIVHLSASTSLNPDPDDKVLVCTVEEAVALGADAVSIHINLGAPHESRMIEAAGEVSKECTRWGMPLLVMIYPRGKGIDPRSPAAVGHCVRVAEELGADLIKTNYTGDPVSFAEITAACSVPVLIAGGEKAGDLATLSAIRDAVFAGASGVCIGRNAFQRDEPASFVRALCRVVHEGTAPDAALEGQ encoded by the coding sequence ATGATTGGAAAGGCAATCCGTCTCGAACGGATTATGGACAGGAACACCGGACGGACGGTCATCGTCCCGATGGACCACGGCTTCACCCTCGGCCAGATCGAGGGGCTGAGGCGGATGCCCGAGGCGGTTGCGGCCGTATCCGAGGGCGGTGCGAATGCGATCGTGATGCACAAGGGCATGGTGAAGGCGGGCCACCGCGGCCACGGCCGGGACATCGGGCTGATCGTCCACCTCTCGGCCTCGACCTCCCTGAACCCCGACCCCGACGACAAGGTGCTCGTCTGCACCGTGGAAGAGGCGGTCGCCCTCGGCGCCGACGCGGTCTCGATCCACATCAACCTCGGGGCGCCGCACGAGTCGCGGATGATCGAGGCGGCCGGCGAGGTCTCGAAGGAGTGCACCCGCTGGGGGATGCCGCTCCTCGTGATGATCTACCCGCGGGGCAAGGGTATCGACCCGCGTTCCCCCGCGGCCGTCGGCCACTGCGTCAGGGTCGCCGAGGAGCTCGGCGCCGACCTGATCAAGACGAACTACACCGGCGATCCGGTCTCATTCGCCGAGATCACCGCCGCCTGCTCGGTGCCGGTGCTCATCGCCGGCGGGGAGAAGGCCGGCGATCTCGCCACCCTCTCGGCGATCAGGGACGCCGTCTTTGCCGGGGCGTCCGGGGTGTGCATCGGGAGAAACGCCTTCCAGCGTGACGAGCCAGCATCCTTTGTGCGGGCGCTCTGCCGGGTCGTCCACGAGGGGACCGCCCCCGACGCCGCACTGGAGGGCCAATGA